One part of the Bacteroidia bacterium genome encodes these proteins:
- a CDS encoding helix-turn-helix domain-containing protein, producing MQLDDAKDKFIQAWGALGSNWGINRTMAQVHALLLISPESLSADEIMAALKISRGNANMNLRALIDWGLVQKEHKSGERREYFFAEKDIWQVAQQVIVERRKRELKPVLRVLEDVKQVEGDKNDPHVEAFVTAVEELHSTVNQADKFLELLVKAKGNAFFDTLLKLFAPKVK from the coding sequence ATGCAACTCGACGACGCTAAGGATAAATTTATACAGGCTTGGGGAGCTTTAGGCTCTAATTGGGGCATTAACAGAACCATGGCGCAAGTACATGCACTTCTGCTCATTTCTCCCGAATCACTTTCTGCTGATGAGATCATGGCTGCCCTTAAGATCTCCAGAGGAAATGCCAATATGAATTTGAGAGCTCTCATAGATTGGGGCCTCGTGCAGAAAGAACATAAGTCTGGAGAGCGTCGGGAATATTTTTTCGCGGAAAAAGATATCTGGCAGGTAGCCCAGCAAGTCATAGTTGAACGTCGAAAAAGAGAGCTCAAACCTGTACTCCGTGTGCTGGAAGATGTAAAACAGGTAGAAGGAGATAAAAATGATCCCCATGTAGAAGCCTTTGTTACTGCGGTTGAAGAATTACATTCCACCGTAAACCAGGCAGATAAATTTCTCGAGCTTCTGGTTAAGGCCAAAGGCAATGCTTTCTTCGATACCCTCCTTAAACTTTTTGCCCCTAAAGTAAAATAA
- a CDS encoding fatty acid desaturase, which translates to MEHPLTAKLRKVKWQDLRKLNRKESLLENTLTLPWLIGSMILAGFGQYVFAVLCSFMFFLTALRQSHNGFHNALGLSAFWTSMVLHINSLLMLSSMHAVKYNHLKHHRYCLGEEDHEGKAAKMTAVRAFFYGPMHIYHIHRIGIKEGGKKLRRKIYIDLALVTVLLLVAGFCNIRILKYHVLVMLLGESFSAFFAVWTVHHDLEEEHVARTMRSGWKNILTYNMFYHLEHHLFPAVPTIKLPELAKRIDKAVPELVKKSVF; encoded by the coding sequence ATGGAACACCCACTCACAGCAAAACTACGCAAGGTCAAATGGCAGGACCTTAGAAAACTGAATAGAAAAGAATCTCTGCTTGAAAATACCCTTACCCTGCCCTGGCTGATCGGCTCTATGATCCTGGCAGGATTTGGACAATATGTTTTTGCCGTACTCTGCTCTTTCATGTTTTTTCTAACAGCACTTCGCCAATCTCACAATGGATTTCACAATGCATTAGGCTTATCCGCATTTTGGACAAGTATGGTTTTACATATCAATAGCTTGCTGATGTTGAGTTCTATGCATGCAGTAAAGTATAATCACCTCAAGCACCACAGATATTGCTTGGGAGAAGAAGATCATGAAGGAAAAGCTGCAAAGATGACAGCAGTCCGGGCTTTTTTTTATGGGCCGATGCATATTTACCATATCCATCGTATAGGTATCAAGGAGGGAGGGAAAAAACTGAGACGGAAGATATACATAGACCTGGCCTTGGTGACCGTACTGCTTCTTGTGGCAGGCTTTTGTAACATTAGGATTTTAAAATATCATGTACTCGTAATGTTATTGGGCGAATCTTTCTCTGCTTTCTTTGCCGTCTGGACCGTTCATCACGATTTGGAAGAGGAGCATGTAGCCCGAACGATGCGTAGTGGATGGAAAAATATCCTCACCTACAATATGTTCTACCATCTGGAACACCACCTTTTTCCCGCAGTTCCTACAATCAAACTTCCGGAACTGGCGAAAAGAATAGATAAAGCAGTACCTGAATTGGTCAAGAAAAGTGTTTTTTAA
- a CDS encoding energy transducer TonB: MNHSIINSALLKHILLSFFILSLFSLTNLSAQDKNHKVDKYPKCTNLVEVHQAIGYPKEAAKAGIEGKVMVKVTVDKYGKVSSHEILPGSPKELAESVEPHIASLTFTPGEKDGKAVSTKITLPFLFKLK; encoded by the coding sequence ATGAACCACTCAATTATAAACTCCGCTTTACTCAAGCATATTCTCCTTTCATTTTTCATCCTGTCTCTATTTTCTCTGACAAATCTCTCCGCTCAGGATAAAAACCATAAGGTTGACAAATATCCCAAATGCACCAATCTGGTAGAGGTACATCAGGCCATCGGTTATCCCAAGGAAGCCGCAAAGGCAGGAATAGAAGGGAAAGTTATGGTGAAAGTAACAGTAGATAAATATGGCAAGGTAAGCTCCCATGAGATCCTGCCAGGTTCTCCCAAAGAGTTGGCTGAAAGTGTAGAGCCGCATATTGCATCGCTCACCTTTACTCCAGGAGAAAAAGATGGTAAAGCCGTATCTACCAAGATTACTTTACCCTTCCTCTTCAAACTAAAATAG
- a CDS encoding DUF2071 domain-containing protein has product MMKIASLEGLIDRRILVNFRIEQSVVRELLPQPFEPILVNGYGIVGICLIRLKDLRIKGAPRFVGLSSENSAYRISAHWEENGKRKTGVYIPRRDTSSLLNTIAGGRVFPGLHHFSKFQVREENGQYELGIKSRDKVDFFIEAQESESFPPGSLFRSLGRASAFFRKGHIGYSPVYKEEIFDGFEMHIPDWEVKPLRVNQLHAAYFEDRSRFPKGSVFFDHALLMKNVYHEWAERGEMLATRHSFRTLIQ; this is encoded by the coding sequence ATGATGAAGATCGCCTCACTGGAAGGATTGATAGACCGTCGCATACTCGTCAATTTCCGAATTGAGCAAAGTGTTGTTCGTGAGCTGTTGCCGCAGCCATTCGAGCCAATTTTGGTGAATGGTTATGGCATAGTAGGGATATGTTTGATCAGGTTAAAGGATCTTCGCATCAAGGGAGCCCCGCGTTTTGTAGGATTGAGTTCTGAAAATTCTGCCTATAGGATTTCGGCTCATTGGGAGGAAAATGGCAAAAGAAAGACAGGCGTTTATATTCCCCGCAGAGACACTTCTTCTTTATTAAATACCATTGCCGGTGGCAGGGTTTTCCCTGGTCTCCATCACTTCTCAAAATTTCAGGTCAGAGAAGAGAATGGGCAGTATGAATTAGGAATCAAAAGCAGAGACAAAGTTGATTTTTTTATAGAGGCTCAGGAAAGTGAAAGCTTTCCTCCGGGTTCTTTATTTCGTAGCCTCGGAAGAGCCTCAGCATTTTTTAGAAAAGGACATATTGGATATTCCCCCGTTTATAAAGAAGAAATTTTTGATGGCTTCGAAATGCATATTCCCGACTGGGAAGTGAAGCCGCTACGCGTGAACCAACTTCATGCTGCATATTTTGAAGATCGCAGCCGTTTTCCCAAAGGTTCTGTATTCTTTGACCATGCCCTTCTGATGAAAAATGTCTACCATGAATGGGCAGAAAGAGGGGAAATGCTCGCAACAAGACATTCATTCCGTACGCTTATTCAATAA
- a CDS encoding M28 family peptidase yields the protein MKHSWILPILFCFFPFSSIAQSAEEILDQARSEIAILCSDSLGGRGYIDEGHIKAANYLSHRFEEMGLLALLESRKTGKDTYLQKFPIEINLSTNARLNIDGKDYQIGEEFIVSKSSGYGSAKGKILDLGYALDGKNFSKASGKIVLIRNGLPKEIANDSEKKAAVKEMSNIQMRIGTLSVLGPQAILVLHEKLTAGFSRNFGNVPVIDIQADLKKDKWKKADLKVETGPKSLESQNVIGLIPGKKVRDTVIIVSAHYDHLGKVGTAIFRGANDNASGTSMLLSMADHFSKAENQPDYSMLFIAFGGEETGLLGSGFYVQQQTLVPLTQTKFILNLDLMGNGVDGIMAVGGKDFPRQFEKLVQANEELSAVPKVRSRKNAPNSDHYFFLLNGVPGFFIYTLGGPPHYHDVNDTPDTIELSKYVEVRNLLIKFLKSL from the coding sequence ATGAAACACAGCTGGATACTCCCCATACTTTTTTGTTTTTTTCCCTTCTCATCTATCGCTCAATCTGCCGAAGAGATTCTGGATCAGGCTCGTTCGGAAATTGCGATTCTCTGCTCTGACTCTCTCGGAGGCCGAGGATATATTGACGAGGGGCATATTAAAGCCGCCAATTACCTCAGTCATCGATTTGAGGAAATGGGGCTTCTGGCTTTACTCGAATCCCGAAAGACGGGCAAAGATACCTACCTCCAAAAATTTCCAATTGAAATCAATCTTTCTACAAATGCCCGCCTCAACATTGATGGGAAAGACTATCAAATAGGGGAGGAGTTTATTGTTAGTAAAAGTAGTGGATACGGCTCGGCCAAAGGAAAAATACTGGATCTCGGCTATGCACTGGATGGGAAAAATTTCTCAAAGGCTTCAGGCAAAATAGTTCTTATTAGAAATGGATTGCCTAAGGAGATTGCCAATGATTCCGAAAAGAAAGCAGCAGTGAAAGAAATGAGTAATATCCAGATGCGCATAGGAACCTTATCCGTGCTCGGACCTCAGGCAATTCTTGTTTTACATGAAAAATTGACTGCCGGTTTTTCTCGCAATTTTGGTAATGTCCCTGTGATTGATATTCAGGCAGATTTAAAAAAGGATAAGTGGAAAAAAGCAGACTTGAAAGTAGAAACGGGACCCAAATCTCTAGAATCGCAAAATGTGATCGGACTCATTCCCGGCAAAAAAGTCCGGGATACAGTAATCATTGTTAGCGCTCATTATGATCATTTGGGGAAAGTAGGTACAGCCATTTTTCGGGGGGCCAATGATAATGCCTCAGGAACCAGCATGCTACTTTCTATGGCCGATCATTTTTCGAAAGCGGAGAACCAACCGGATTACAGCATGCTCTTCATAGCTTTTGGAGGAGAAGAAACCGGTTTATTAGGTTCTGGTTTTTATGTCCAGCAACAGACGCTCGTTCCCCTGACTCAAACGAAATTTATCCTCAATCTGGATCTGATGGGAAATGGAGTAGATGGAATAATGGCCGTGGGAGGGAAGGATTTTCCTAGGCAGTTTGAAAAGCTGGTACAGGCAAATGAGGAATTATCGGCGGTTCCAAAAGTCCGTTCCCGAAAAAACGCTCCCAATAGCGATCATTATTTCTTTCTGTTAAATGGAGTTCCCGGTTTTTTTATTTACACTTTGGGAGGGCCCCCTCATTATCATGATGTCAATGATACACCCGATACGATCGAGCTATCGAAGTACGTAGAAGTAAGGAATTTGCTTATAAAGTTCTTAAAGAGCCTATAA
- a CDS encoding M56 family metallopeptidase yields MSTLSFLLAFTTIAGLLFGYYLLFLRKERQFQLNRFFLLAILPLAFFLPGIEWEMYQAKEIAPVWETTLQSIDITAGKVEEVWVFPFEEIILAIYLGIAALLSLLFFHRLYKISQLIHQSPQKEKKEGFILIRSNVQQSISSFGPYIFWNKDLHFESDEQSSILQHEVCHVRQLHSLDVVFMEIWKIVFWFHPLVYLIDRELKIIHEYQADRAASQQGDQHSYIQLLLSQSLGQKLQLSHSFFQHRPKNRIMMILRKSNSPLSSLKYLLLLPFCFVIFLACTFNINKPQAFTVISGTQAPSPAELSIAPITESENALVPEAEEEEISYPEEVEKTTPPFLDEEGILDDTGVEEYIQNEKSERAAERYFLNGPEVIVPKAEPGIDEFIKVNQEPRPINEEDVKKLIGYPRMAIDAYIQGQVVFRVLVDQYGRIQKYQVVNEVHPILVAAVEKHIEKMIFTPAMKEGMPVKFWVNIPFNFKLLTDKDSNKKKKQRR; encoded by the coding sequence ATGAGTACGCTTAGTTTCCTACTTGCATTCACAACGATTGCTGGCCTTTTATTTGGCTACTATCTTCTTTTCCTCAGAAAAGAGAGACAGTTTCAGCTCAATCGATTTTTTCTCCTGGCTATCCTGCCCTTAGCCTTCTTTTTACCGGGAATAGAGTGGGAAATGTATCAGGCGAAAGAAATTGCACCTGTATGGGAAACGACCTTACAAAGCATTGATATTACTGCCGGAAAGGTAGAAGAGGTCTGGGTATTTCCATTCGAAGAAATCATCCTGGCTATCTACCTGGGAATTGCAGCTTTACTCAGCCTACTATTCTTCCATCGACTGTATAAAATCAGCCAGTTAATCCACCAAAGTCCACAAAAAGAGAAAAAAGAAGGATTTATCCTGATTCGCTCAAATGTGCAGCAATCCATCTCTTCTTTTGGGCCCTACATTTTCTGGAATAAAGATCTTCATTTTGAGTCCGACGAACAGTCAAGCATACTCCAACATGAAGTCTGCCATGTCCGGCAACTTCATAGTCTGGATGTAGTCTTCATGGAAATATGGAAAATTGTTTTCTGGTTTCATCCCCTCGTTTACCTCATAGATCGGGAACTAAAAATTATTCACGAATATCAAGCAGATCGGGCTGCTTCGCAACAAGGCGATCAGCATAGCTATATACAATTGCTCCTGTCCCAAAGTCTGGGTCAAAAGCTGCAGCTTTCACATAGTTTTTTTCAACATAGACCAAAAAATCGAATTATGATGATTCTGCGTAAATCAAACTCCCCCTTAAGCAGCCTGAAATACCTGCTATTGCTCCCTTTTTGTTTTGTCATCTTCTTAGCCTGTACTTTCAATATCAATAAACCTCAGGCATTTACCGTAATTTCTGGTACGCAAGCTCCGTCTCCGGCTGAGCTCAGCATAGCACCTATAACAGAAAGTGAAAATGCCCTTGTGCCAGAAGCGGAGGAAGAAGAAATCAGCTATCCCGAAGAAGTAGAAAAAACAACTCCTCCATTCCTTGATGAAGAGGGTATTCTCGATGACACGGGTGTGGAAGAATACATACAAAATGAAAAAAGTGAAAGGGCCGCTGAAAGATACTTTTTGAATGGGCCGGAAGTGATTGTGCCTAAAGCAGAACCTGGCATAGACGAATTTATAAAAGTCAATCAGGAGCCTCGCCCTATCAATGAGGAGGATGTGAAGAAACTAATTGGATATCCTCGCATGGCTATAGATGCCTATATACAAGGGCAGGTAGTGTTTCGCGTATTGGTAGATCAATATGGAAGAATCCAGAAATACCAGGTTGTAAATGAAGTACACCCTATTCTCGTAGCGGCAGTAGAAAAACACATTGAAAAAATGATTTTCACTCCTGCAATGAAAGAGGGTATGCCAGTTAAATTTTGGGTGAATATCCCCTTCAATTTCAAGCTACTCACCGATAAGGATAGCAATAAAAAGAAAAAGCAAAGGAGATAA
- a CDS encoding M56 family metallopeptidase: MNLFNYILSFSLISGALYAYYFIFLRKENKLAFNRIYLLAILPISAILPQLELPVFSPAKVSPFISTSLETITITSEAVSLWAYDYNEILSALYMIICLLSMGILILRMSKLIYKIKYSEEKEYIKGATLIYSEGKISPASFGPYIFWDKGSKMSEEEKLQIIQHELCHVEKRHSLDILFMEIWKVLAWFNPMLYLIQSELRMVHEYQADRAASQQGEQHSYIKLILSQTLGQPLQLTHSFFHMHTKNRVMMLMRKPDPRKSRIKYAMLLPFAFALVIACTSEIEEAQVISAENAEKKYLAILDSVPASENGPVMIEMTTVDQQPKPLNINEIKKTIGYPKIARDAGIEGKVLVKVEVNKFGEYVAHEIIESDHDILSRAVEEHLSKLTFETPAKDGKAVTVKVTVPFNFVLID, translated from the coding sequence ATGAATCTATTTAATTACATACTCTCATTCTCTCTTATCTCAGGAGCCTTATATGCTTATTATTTCATCTTTCTTAGAAAAGAAAATAAGCTGGCATTCAATCGCATTTATCTCCTGGCAATTTTACCGATATCTGCGATCCTTCCTCAGCTAGAGCTGCCTGTATTTTCGCCGGCCAAAGTAAGTCCCTTTATCAGTACAAGTCTTGAAACAATCACAATAACTTCGGAGGCCGTAAGTTTATGGGCCTATGACTATAATGAGATTTTGAGTGCCCTATACATGATTATATGTCTCCTCAGCATGGGGATTCTCATATTGCGAATGAGCAAATTGATCTATAAGATCAAGTATTCAGAAGAGAAAGAATACATAAAAGGAGCTACCCTTATTTACAGTGAGGGGAAGATAAGTCCTGCTTCTTTTGGTCCCTACATTTTCTGGGATAAAGGAAGTAAGATGAGCGAGGAAGAAAAGCTTCAGATCATTCAACATGAGCTTTGTCATGTAGAGAAACGCCATAGCCTGGACATCTTATTCATGGAGATATGGAAAGTCCTCGCATGGTTCAATCCCATGCTTTACCTCATCCAAAGTGAACTTCGTATGGTTCACGAATACCAAGCCGATCGAGCTGCTTCACAGCAAGGTGAGCAGCATAGCTATATAAAATTGATCCTGTCCCAAACTTTGGGTCAACCGCTGCAGCTGACACACAGCTTTTTTCACATGCATACCAAAAATCGAGTTATGATGCTTATGCGAAAACCGGATCCCCGAAAGTCGAGGATCAAATACGCGATGCTTCTACCATTTGCTTTTGCGCTGGTCATTGCCTGTACTTCTGAAATTGAAGAAGCACAAGTGATCTCCGCTGAGAATGCCGAAAAGAAATACCTGGCCATTCTTGATAGTGTCCCCGCTTCTGAAAATGGGCCTGTCATGATTGAGATGACTACGGTAGACCAACAACCAAAACCACTTAACATCAATGAAATCAAAAAGACCATTGGATATCCTAAAATTGCTCGGGACGCCGGCATAGAAGGAAAAGTTCTGGTTAAGGTCGAGGTGAATAAGTTTGGTGAATACGTAGCTCACGAAATCATCGAATCGGATCACGACATCCTTTCTCGTGCAGTAGAAGAACATTTAAGCAAACTCACCTTCGAAACTCCTGCCAAAGACGGTAAGGCAGTCACAGTAAAAGTTACCGTCCCTTTCAACTTTGTTTTAATAGACTAA
- a CDS encoding BlaI/MecI/CopY family transcriptional regulator — protein MQKLTRAEEQLMQIIWKLEKAFLKEIMQALPEPKPKQSTVSTIIKILGDKGFISHHTFGKSHQYYPLVEKDSYAKAYFQQFLGKYFDGSFNRLLSFFHKEGEIDLQDLDEILNKLNEEKDQ, from the coding sequence ATGCAAAAACTCACACGTGCAGAGGAACAATTGATGCAGATAATCTGGAAGCTGGAAAAGGCATTCCTGAAAGAGATTATGCAGGCCCTTCCAGAACCTAAGCCTAAACAAAGTACCGTTTCGACCATTATCAAGATTTTGGGAGACAAAGGCTTTATCTCGCATCATACCTTTGGCAAATCCCATCAGTACTATCCTTTGGTTGAAAAAGACAGCTATGCCAAGGCTTATTTTCAGCAATTTTTAGGCAAGTACTTTGACGGTTCCTTCAACCGCCTCTTGAGCTTCTTCCATAAAGAAGGAGAAATAGACCTCCAAGACCTCGACGAAATATTGAATAAACTCAATGAAGAAAAAGATCAATGA
- a CDS encoding glycosyl transferase family 1, with the protein MKKVLLITYYWPPSGGAGVQRVLKTAKYLREFGWEPIIFTAKDAAYPILDESLLQDVPKDMEVLKGDIWEPYELYKKFTGQKEKKQVYSGFMNDKGKQSFTQKLSIWIRGNFFIPDARTFWIKPSIKFLKNYLKDHPVDAILSSGPPHSVHMIAKGLKEATGTPWLADFRDPWTNIDFYDQLRLSKWGDRRHRRMEASVVKGCDALSTVSWVWGKEFEEMGASKVQVITNGFDDADFEEKTIALEEKFVCSHIGFLNQDRNSPLLWEAFGELAKEIPAFKEKLVLRFIGKTDPLCLQQLTEQGLGEQLEQIAYVPHSEVLNYTRASQLLMLLVNDVPNVMGHIPGKTYEYVASRRPVLGIGPPEADFARIIQESKSGTVCGFQDKEGMKRALFKMFSQYKKGKLHTEDADIDRFSRKHAAGQMANFINEMISKKA; encoded by the coding sequence ATGAAAAAGGTCCTGCTCATCACATATTACTGGCCACCCAGTGGGGGAGCAGGGGTTCAGCGTGTGCTGAAAACGGCGAAATATCTACGTGAGTTTGGCTGGGAACCTATCATTTTTACGGCCAAAGATGCAGCCTATCCTATTCTGGATGAATCTCTTCTCCAAGATGTTCCTAAGGATATGGAAGTCTTGAAAGGAGACATCTGGGAGCCTTATGAATTGTATAAAAAGTTTACCGGGCAAAAAGAGAAGAAGCAGGTCTATTCTGGCTTCATGAATGATAAAGGGAAGCAGTCCTTTACCCAAAAATTGTCGATCTGGATACGGGGCAATTTTTTCATTCCCGACGCCCGGACCTTCTGGATCAAACCTTCCATAAAGTTTCTAAAAAACTATCTCAAAGATCATCCGGTGGATGCCATCCTTTCCAGTGGACCTCCACATTCTGTTCATATGATTGCCAAGGGCTTGAAAGAAGCGACAGGCACTCCCTGGTTGGCAGATTTTCGAGATCCCTGGACCAATATTGATTTTTATGATCAATTGAGGCTTAGCAAATGGGGCGATCGCCGGCATCGACGTATGGAAGCATCCGTCGTAAAAGGCTGCGATGCCCTGAGTACGGTAAGTTGGGTATGGGGAAAAGAGTTTGAGGAAATGGGTGCAAGCAAGGTGCAGGTAATTACCAATGGATTTGACGATGCCGACTTTGAAGAGAAGACAATTGCTTTGGAAGAAAAGTTTGTGTGCAGCCATATTGGCTTCCTCAATCAGGATAGAAATTCTCCTCTACTTTGGGAAGCATTTGGGGAGCTCGCTAAAGAAATACCGGCCTTTAAAGAGAAACTGGTCTTACGATTCATAGGAAAAACAGACCCCTTGTGCCTGCAACAACTAACCGAACAAGGTTTAGGTGAACAGCTCGAACAAATCGCTTATGTTCCTCATAGCGAAGTCCTGAATTATACACGAGCCAGTCAGCTTCTGATGTTGTTGGTAAATGATGTACCCAATGTGATGGGACATATTCCCGGAAAAACCTATGAGTATGTGGCTTCCCGAAGACCTGTTTTGGGGATTGGGCCACCGGAAGCAGATTTCGCCCGAATCATCCAAGAAAGCAAATCCGGAACTGTATGTGGATTCCAGGATAAAGAAGGCATGAAAAGGGCCCTCTTTAAAATGTTTAGTCAGTACAAAAAAGGAAAGCTACATACAGAAGATGCAGATATCGATCGCTTTAGCCGTAAACATGCAGCGGGGCAGATGGCTAATTTTATAAATGAGATGATTTCAAAAAAAGCCTAG
- a CDS encoding glycerophosphodiester phosphodiesterase family protein, translating to MLSHSHIYRGGKISLFLCIISSAIFSCSGPVSEKSLTYMDVQGHRGCRGLLPENTVPAFIRALEMGVNTLEMDVVISKDQQVLLSHEPFLSHEICKGPKEEEITEENEREWNLYEMEYEEIKACDCGMKAHKRFPKQKKMKAYKPLLKEVILAAEEKAKADGRELPFYNIETKSQPKGDSIYHPEPELFTDLLVGVIQETAIGERTIIQSFDVRTLQVAHEKYPEMVLALLIENEDSPQDNLEKLGFVPEIYSPAFQLVDENLMNFAREKGMKVIPWTLNDKEDISRMIEMKVDGIISDYPNRVIEALGI from the coding sequence ATGCTATCACACTCACACATCTACCGAGGAGGAAAAATTTCCCTATTTTTATGTATCATCAGCTCGGCAATATTTTCCTGCTCCGGGCCGGTATCAGAGAAAAGTCTTACCTATATGGATGTACAAGGACACAGAGGCTGTCGGGGCTTGCTACCGGAAAATACAGTTCCGGCATTTATCCGCGCTTTGGAGATGGGTGTCAATACCCTGGAAATGGATGTTGTGATCAGCAAAGACCAGCAGGTTTTGCTTTCTCATGAACCTTTTCTTTCCCATGAAATTTGTAAAGGACCCAAAGAGGAAGAGATTACAGAAGAGAATGAAAGAGAATGGAACCTCTATGAGATGGAGTATGAGGAGATCAAAGCCTGTGATTGTGGAATGAAAGCGCATAAAAGATTTCCCAAGCAGAAAAAAATGAAGGCCTATAAACCTTTGCTGAAAGAGGTGATACTGGCTGCAGAAGAAAAAGCGAAGGCAGATGGAAGGGAACTTCCTTTTTACAATATAGAAACCAAGTCTCAACCAAAAGGAGATAGCATATATCATCCCGAACCAGAACTCTTTACAGATTTGCTGGTAGGGGTAATTCAGGAAACAGCTATTGGTGAGCGGACCATCATTCAATCCTTTGATGTGAGGACCCTACAGGTGGCTCATGAAAAATATCCGGAGATGGTGCTGGCCCTGTTGATCGAAAATGAGGACTCTCCGCAAGACAATCTCGAAAAACTGGGATTCGTGCCCGAGATTTACAGCCCGGCCTTTCAATTGGTTGATGAGAACTTGATGAACTTTGCCAGGGAAAAAGGCATGAAAGTAATTCCCTGGACACTCAATGATAAAGAGGATATATCTCGTATGATAGAGATGAAAGTGGATGGTATCATTTCAGACTATCCTAACAGAGTGATAGAGGCTCTGGGAATTTAA